A segment of the Juglans regia cultivar Chandler chromosome 15, Walnut 2.0, whole genome shotgun sequence genome:
CTGTCTCGATTTGCCTGTCAAGTAATAATCAATGTTATCAGATACCAGGAAACAGAAAAGAGACCTTATCCACTATACCAAATAATCAAAAGAACCATGTGAAGCTTTCAGTTCATAAACCAAATCCAGTGATCATCAAATGGATACAAGAGAGTCTACTACGCCATTTGGGATTGTTTTGCAAACAAATTTCGGTGAGAAGAAACGAAGTTCATTcttaaaagagtaatatttCCATTGCAGCCGCGTTAAAAGTCATGCCCAAATTAACTTTCCGGCttattaaaaatgatgaatGAGAATGAGAGAACCACTGATGTAACATGAATGGAGGATGATGCAAGAATCACTAAAAAGTTTCTTACCTTTATGCCAAAAATTGTTTAAGAACTTGACGAAGGAAGCTCCATGACCTTTCCCATTGCAACTGTTTTTCCTGTAGGACAGCAATTCGTGTGACAACATACAAGAATATCATAAACACTCACCAAATACGTGGGCAGTATCAGTTTCTCACCTTCAGTACGAAGGGTGAACCTTCCAAGTTGAGGAAAATCTGAGAACTTCTCTATGCATATTAAATTATTCACCTAAGAACCACAAGCCCACAAGggatcaattttatttttttttttgacaagtaaactgaaattttattaaaacaaataaataggcgaggcccaagtacacagaaagtatacaaaagagagcAGATAGTTACAAGTTGGGAGCTAAAGATCGATGCAAGAAAACAGTTAAAACTAGCCTTGTGAAATAGAATAGCAGAAGCCCATAAAAATAAGGTGTAGAAAAAGAAATCTGATTCCATCCGAAGGGCATTCCCGGTGCTCAAAGCTCCAGTTGTTCCTTCTgagccaaatacaccacatgagaGATAAAGGAGCCATACTCCATAATGCACCACATGAGGACATAAAGGAACCATTCTCCATACATGAGCAATTTGAGGGTTGCCCTTAAGGCCTCTCCAACAAGCCAAAGCTCCACTACCCTCCGTGGCATCACCCATGCAGTGAAGTAAGAATCTCATTCCCCTCACAGTGAAGTAATATATGATCCACTGATTCACTTATTTTGGCAAATATAAGGCAACGAATCCTAAATTAATTGGAAGTGTTTTCAACCATAGTACAAATCAAATCGTAAGTTAATTGGCAGTGACTTTGATCAAGAACGAttaataaagataattttaatcatCTGGAAGAAAGGCAAGGTGATGACTACAGAAAATTTTAACAGAGAACCGGCAAATCTATACTTAGAATTGACAGCTAAACTTGTGATCGTCACAAGAGCTTGCAGAAAAAGGTGGCAAACTCTATTTGAGAGATTTTTGCAACATTCATGATACATTTTCAGAAGAAATGCAGCGtaattttaatactaataaGCAACAAAGCCAACCTGAATGCGGCATACGACGACAGCATTATTTTTCACAAAGAGAACTTTCTTTTTCATAGGTTTCTTCGTCTTTGGATCAATTTGCTTTAACAACTCAACAATCTCGCATTCTTCCACAACAGAATGAATGTGCAAGACAGCCTTATAGCCAGCTGTAAAAATTGCCTAGAAAGCAGCAACATTCACAGTACTTAAGAAATCACATACCTAATTATAAGCAACAATATAAGAGAAAGATAAGATGAACAAAATACCAAACCACTAAACGGaggagggggagagggagatAACTGAAGTTAAATGCATACATTGTCTAGCAACTCAAGGATCTGCAACTGGGCAACAAACTCAGTAACAGCAGGTATTGGTTTAGCTGCATGGAGGAAAGCAAATTTAGTACATCAGAAAGCAACaatcaccccaaaaaaaaaattaaaaaaagaatgttcAAGAGCACAACATTAAAAGTAGACCAGATAATAAAACATGCCAACAGTGGACGGACATGGGATTCGGATTGGGATTTTGGAGAAAGGGGGATGGGAGGAAGAAATAGGAACAAAGTTggaatttataatttgataaggTGTTTACATTTGAAAAGTATTCTAGCCACCGGACTCAATTAATTCTACTCTATTACATGATCTGAtcttatttataatgaaaactaccaactcgttcaataaatagaAATCTAAAACAGCAAGGTGGTGCATTTTCATGAAACATCCAAATGCTCACTCacataacaattatatttttcataacagCGGGTAGGGGTGGAGGGGAGCACATTAAAATCAACTAAAGTAACTGTTTCAATTTAAAGGATTAGCTAGTGTACCAAAATTACATAAATGCATGGTGAAATTTAAAGTCGATAATACTAAGAAATAATTAGTAATACTCTTTCGAGAACTACAAAGAAAACTGTCTAATATCCAAAAAGGAAAATTACCAATGCTTGACAAAACGAAGCCTGACAATATGCCGTCTTCTTCAATCCCAGACAGTTTAACCCGTAGATTTTCACCTGGGCCTGCTTGTCTAACCTTATCTTCATCACAGTATACTTCAAGAACCTTAACATGAGCCTGGACATTAATAAGAAAAGTTGTCAGTCAACAGTAAGAACTTGGGAAGGTACCATTTTGTTCTATGGGAGACCTGGGggcaggggagagagagaacaaaaatcaTAAGGATACCTTATTTGGCATGACCAGCAATGAATCTCCCTCACGCACACTACCAGATTCTACTTTTCCCATGACAACAGTCCCCATCTCCTTGAACTTGTCTATAATAGGCATCCTAAAAGTTTGACATAGTAATAAACAAGATCACATCAGCAAGATCAAAGCAATCATGAGAGGAGCACAATGTGAATTCTGAATCAAGTTTATTAAGTAACTACACATTCCCATCAGAAACTAAATTAATTGTGATCAACCAAGTGCTTAACACATAAGAGCCTGCTAACAATAAGATTGAAGattttttggagagaaatgatagattttttgaaaatcatGAATGCTACTCAGAGGAATTTAGgagttttttttggaagactttatttatgtgagCCATTGCTTTAGAGTTAAATGGTCTCAGCTTTCATGACGTTCTTGTATCAGTTTCTAGTTCTTAATTTGGTGTACTCATATGTACACCTccggtgtacttgggctatgcctatctttatcaatacaattacttcttacttatcaagaaaataataataaagattgAAATAGTATTGTTTGAATACATTGACCTGCTTGATAGGGTGACACGAATGATAGGATCTTATCAAAAGCACACATGGGCGCAACTCTAGTAAACAGGAAGTCTATAAAAGTATAAGCCGAATGATAGGATCTTATCAAAAGCGCACATGGGCGCAACTCTAGTAAACAGGAAGTCTATAAAAGTATAAGCCCAACAActgagaagaaaaagaacaaattcCTCTAAATATATAAAGCTAGATGATGGTTTGGAATGCATACAAAATTGCCTATTGTGGAGGAAATGAATTACCAAtcttaatattaaaacataaattttctCCCAGCAGCCAATCATTGTGTTttttaatcccaaaaaaaaaaagatgaaaataaatttttataggTCAAAGTTGGATTGTATAAAGGCAATCAATCCAGCGACTTTATCATTGTCTTTCTTGGAATTGCTAGACATTTGTAActtagaatttaaatttttcccACTTTTATGTACCTCATGAAAGCTCTTTATTACTTCTATTATTTTTAGCATTATCTTTATTGCTTTCTTTGTAATGAAACTTTTCCACTTATAAAAagagaataataaattttgaaatgaaaagttttcttttttaaattcaacGTGTTGTAAGAGACAATGATGCTCCACTGAATTTATAATCAAGATAATAATAACGCCCAGGCTAGCATGAAATCAATTCACACAATAACGCATCCCATCATCCAACGTAAAACATGCACACTTAATTATGCATCTTGtcaatgaaaaaagaaataaattttgaaacatGAGCCAGAATTCATATATGTCAACCAGAGAACTGGTTTCCAGAGAGACCACAGGTTGGGTGGGTTGAGAACGTAAGTAGTTAAGctgtgagagagggagatctGGGGTAAAAAGGAAACATAAAGACTGAATCACACCTAAATGGACCTTTGGGATCTCGTTGAGGAATTTCAGCGGCATCAAGGGCTTCAAAGAAGCAGGGACCATCCCACCATGGACAAATGCTTTTATTCattcttgttttcaagtttGCACCAAGCAGGCCAGAAATTGGCAGGAACTGGACATCTGCAAGCCAGAAAGGTATTAGAGCAGCAGGCAAGTCTTTAAATCCCCATGCAACCACAACACTACATATGTTCAAAATCTGCACAATAACATTTTTGCTGGAGGGACTCAAACTAGATTTATGAAGTGATTTTCTAGCACAATGTTTTTtgttataagtaataagagattttattaatgcaagtaaataggcatagcccaagtatacaggaagtatacaagtaGAAACACCTAAATATAAGCTAGGGACTAGGAGCTAGGAAAGTCTGAAAGAAAATCATTAGATTATACCCATTCAATGCAAGAACTTTCGCCCAAAGACAGTTCcaaagaaaaactctctaaatTCTCCCAACGAGCATTCTCTATCATCGAAACACCACCCATTCTTTTCCAGCCACAGGCACCACATCAAACataaaggaatcatcttccaaatagcAGCAATGCGATGACCACCCATAAATCCTTTCCAAAAAGCCaagagatccaccaccctcttgggcatcacccaagcaatactCAACCTGCTGAAAACCTCATCCCAAAAAGtctttgccacctcacaatgcagaaACAAATGATGAACTGATTCcccatctttcttgcacatataacaccagtCTAAGCAAATTATACCATGCTCTCTCAAATTATCCGTTGTCAGAATCTTCCCAAGGGACACCAACCAGcagaaaaaagcaactttaCACAGCACCTTGGAtctccaaatacacttccaagggaATTGTTTGACATAATGGCACGTCAGCTTTTCATAATAAGAGCTGACAGAAAAAATGGAATTTCCAGCATGTTGCCACAACTATCTGTCCTGCCTTCCCTGcacaattttcatatcatacaACCTACTGAAAAAAACTGTAACAACAGgcacttcccaatcatgaacgTCTCTAATAAATCTCACATTCCAATGGGggatattattagaaaaaattacaGAATCAGCCACAGTGACTTCTTTGTCTCGTCCATTGTAACGATCAAGACTAGTAAGCCCTTGCCATCCTAAAACGAGAAGGAAAGGCATTCTTAAAAGCCAAGTCCCCACACCAAAGATCATGCCAAAAACGAATCCCATCTTCTCCTCCAACCACAAAACATGATTAAGAAATTCCCCCCAGCCATTCCAAATatatttccacaaacccacaccatacACACTTCTAACTCCCCCGGGCCCTCCTAAATTTAgcattgataatatttttccataACGCATCCCTCCCTaattgatatctccaaagccatttcccaagggCTTTATTAAAAACCTCAATTATGAATCTCCAATCCTCCACAAGCAACAAGTGAACAAACTTTATCCCAAGTTACTAAATGGAACTTCCTATCTTCCCCAAGGCCACCCCCACAAAAAATTATGGAAGATTCTCTCAATTATACAAGCCACCCCAATGGGCAAAGgaaagagggaaagaaaataCGTTGAAAGATATAAGGGGCACCCAAGTGGAGGCCTAGATATCTCATGGGAAGGGATGAGATCTTACAACCCAAAATGTTTGCCAAATCCTTAGCACAGTTTTAAAATCCTATCATCCATTTCTGGTTACAGCCAAAACATGGCACAATATATTACCAAATTAACATACCCGAGTCAAAAGCTTTGTACATGGACTTGTCTTGCTCAAGATCATCACGCTactctttcaaatatttttcacaagaattaaactaaaattagatGGCCAGAAGAGAGGTTTGCTTCAAAATTGCACAGTACATTCAAGACCCATTTATGACTAGTGCTATATCAGAAACATTAATTTACTGTTCAGGATCACAAACCAAGAACAATGAAAGCATACCAGTATTTTACAACACCAAGCACCAATTTATTAACAGATAGGTTACATGGGTTGAAGtcaggttggtaaattcaagtGCATTGACAAATATGGCTCAAGTCTCATAAAATAACATGTTTCAAGTAAACTCGTTATAGGCTTTGGTTCTGAAGACCCAATACTAGAGTTCAGTCAGGTCAGATTAATTTTTGTAGGAACTGCATTACATAATTTTAAGGAAAACATTATCCAGAAAGCTTAGCTGAGTTGAACACCAAAAAGAAATGCTATATAATTCAGAGGCAAGCATTAGAAACCTCGCTCAGATATCGTATACCACTCATGCACAGGTAATTTCGAATAATTGCCATCATCAATGTGGTAAGTGATATCAATGAACCTTTGCAAATCCAAAAACCATTAAATCCATCGAAGGCATCAAAGCTGAGTATAGCACAGCATCAAAAGGGCGCAAAGTGGAGTCAAGCAGTCATATCTAATAATCATATACAGAAATCAATCTCATGATTACTGAACTCCCATTATTAATCAACACAAATATAATGTCATCAAAAACACATTACAATGTCACTGCTTTCCAATAAAAACTTAAGAGTCCACGGCATTTACATCGgccaaaaaatcatacaaacgTATATCTATAGGCCAACAGAAAATGCAAGATGATAATAAGATTTGTGAAAACCAAAAACCATTCTTgacataaaaaagaagaaaaacattcttCCAATACCTTTCTTGACATTGTATCCTGATAACTTCAAAAATGGTACCATCTTTGACTCAATTTCATCGTACCTGGAAGAAATGCAACATGAAGAAATTACTGGGGAAT
Coding sequences within it:
- the LOC108997765 gene encoding eukaryotic peptide chain release factor GTP-binding subunit ERF3A isoform X2, with product MDVDEKRRIDIEEEIRSLQLDLAEDTNGVVNSEDAKAEEPEEVDKMEEDSKEDVHNEAVQVEHKVKDKKVSASDNNRAAEEKELSKKRHLNVVFIGHVDAGKSTIGGQILFLSGQVDDRTIQKYEREAKEKSRESWYMAYIMDTNEEERTKGITVEVGRAHFETETTRFTILDAPGHKSYVPNMISGASQADVGVLVISARKGEFETGYERGGQTREHVQLAKTLGVSKLLVVVNKMDDPTVNWSKERYDEIESKMVPFLKLSGYNVKKDVQFLPISGLLGANLKTRMNKSICPWWDGPCFFEALDAAEIPQRDPKGPFRMPIIDKFKEMGTVVMGKVESGSVREGDSLLVMPNKAHVKVLEVYCDEDKVRQAGPGENLRVKLSGIEEDGILSGFVLSSIAKPIPAVTEFVAQLQILELLDNAIFTAGYKAVLHIHSVVEECEIVELLKQIDPKTKKPMKKKVLFVKNNAVVVCRIQVNNLICIEKFSDFPQLGRFTLRTEGKTVAMGKVMELPSSSS
- the LOC108997765 gene encoding eukaryotic peptide chain release factor GTP-binding subunit ERF3A isoform X3 — translated: MDVDEKRRIDIEEEIRSLQLDLADAKAEEPEEVDKMEEDSKEDVHNEAVQVEHKVKDKKVSASDNNRAAEEKELSKKRHLNVVFIGHVDAGKSTIGGQILFLSGQVDDRTIQKYEREAKEKSRESWYMAYIMDTNEEERTKGITVEVGRAHFETETTRFTILDAPGHKSYVPNMISGASQADVGVLVISARKGEFETGYERGGQTREHVQLAKTLGVSKLLVVVNKMDDPTVNWSKERYDEIESKMVPFLKLSGYNVKKDVQFLPISGLLGANLKTRMNKSICPWWDGPCFFEALDAAEIPQRDPKGPFRMPIIDKFKEMGTVVMGKVESGSVREGDSLLVMPNKAHVKVLEVYCDEDKVRQAGPGENLRVKLSGIEEDGILSGFVLSSIAKPIPAVTEFVAQLQILELLDNAIFTAGYKAVLHIHSVVEECEIVELLKQIDPKTKKPMKKKVLFVKNNAVVVCRIQVNNLICIEKFSDFPQLGRFTLRTEGKTVAMGKVMELPSSSS
- the LOC108997765 gene encoding eukaryotic peptide chain release factor GTP-binding subunit ERF3A isoform X1, with amino-acid sequence MDVDEKRRIDIEEEIRSLQLDLAAEDTNGVVNSEDAKAEEPEEVDKMEEDSKEDVHNEAVQVEHKVKDKKVSASDNNRAAEEKELSKKRHLNVVFIGHVDAGKSTIGGQILFLSGQVDDRTIQKYEREAKEKSRESWYMAYIMDTNEEERTKGITVEVGRAHFETETTRFTILDAPGHKSYVPNMISGASQADVGVLVISARKGEFETGYERGGQTREHVQLAKTLGVSKLLVVVNKMDDPTVNWSKERYDEIESKMVPFLKLSGYNVKKDVQFLPISGLLGANLKTRMNKSICPWWDGPCFFEALDAAEIPQRDPKGPFRMPIIDKFKEMGTVVMGKVESGSVREGDSLLVMPNKAHVKVLEVYCDEDKVRQAGPGENLRVKLSGIEEDGILSGFVLSSIAKPIPAVTEFVAQLQILELLDNAIFTAGYKAVLHIHSVVEECEIVELLKQIDPKTKKPMKKKVLFVKNNAVVVCRIQVNNLICIEKFSDFPQLGRFTLRTEGKTVAMGKVMELPSSSS